The Streptomyces sp. NBC_01353 genome contains a region encoding:
- a CDS encoding YbaB/EbfC family nucleoid-associated protein has product MIPGGGQPNMQQLLQQAQQMQQDLARAQEELAATEVEGQAGGGLVTATVTGSGELRGLVIDPKAVDPEDTETLADLIVAAVQAANDNAQQLQQAKLGPLTQGLGGMPGLGF; this is encoded by the coding sequence GTGATTCCCGGTGGTGGCCAGCCCAATATGCAGCAGCTCCTCCAGCAGGCCCAGCAGATGCAGCAGGATCTCGCGCGCGCCCAGGAGGAGCTCGCCGCGACCGAGGTCGAGGGTCAGGCGGGCGGTGGCCTGGTGACGGCGACGGTCACCGGCTCCGGCGAGCTGCGCGGCCTGGTGATCGACCCCAAGGCCGTGGACCCCGAGGACACCGAGACGCTGGCCGACCTGATCGTGGCCGCCGTCCAGGCCGCCAACGACAACGCGCAGCAGCTCCAGCAGGCCAAGCTGGGCCCGCTGACGCAGGGCCTGGGCGGAATGCCGGGCCTCGGCTTCTGA
- a CDS encoding DUF5063 domain-containing protein produces MSDATLHAITQDPDDFAVQIADSIESFIVATTEVAKGDEPDSAVPFLLLEISQLLLAGGRLGAHEDIVPDERYEPDTGPEPDVDDLRERFAVMLDPVDVFSEVFDPYEPRKAPVPARISDNLADIVTDLRHGLAHYRAGRVSEALWWWQFSYFSNWGPTASATLRALQSLVAHVRLDQPLAALDGLDTDEDLAEDDLAEEAGRVMAEEIAGPLGLGTLKK; encoded by the coding sequence ATGTCTGACGCCACACTGCACGCGATCACGCAGGATCCGGACGACTTCGCGGTCCAGATCGCCGACTCGATCGAGTCCTTCATCGTCGCCACCACGGAAGTGGCCAAGGGCGACGAGCCCGACAGTGCGGTGCCCTTCCTGCTCCTGGAGATCTCCCAGCTGCTGCTCGCCGGCGGTCGGCTGGGCGCGCACGAGGACATCGTCCCGGACGAGCGGTACGAGCCCGACACGGGTCCGGAGCCGGACGTGGACGATCTGCGCGAGCGGTTCGCGGTGATGCTGGACCCGGTGGACGTCTTCTCGGAGGTCTTCGACCCGTACGAGCCGCGCAAGGCGCCGGTTCCGGCCCGGATCTCCGACAACCTCGCCGACATCGTCACCGATCTGCGGCACGGCCTCGCCCACTACCGGGCCGGGCGCGTGAGCGAGGCGCTGTGGTGGTGGCAGTTCTCCTACTTCTCCAACTGGGGCCCGACGGCCTCGGCGACCCTGCGGGCGCTGCAGTCCCTCGTCGCGCACGTCCGTCTCGACCAGCCGCTGGCGGCCCTGGACGGCCTCGACACGGACGAGGACCTGGCCGAGGACGACCTCGCGGAGGAGGCGGGCCGGGTCATGGCGGAGGAGATCGCGGGACCGCTGGGCCTGGGCACGCTGAAGAAGTAG
- the fxsT gene encoding FxSxx-COOH system tetratricopeptide repeat protein translates to MSGAEASGDRSVAAGGNIGRVTTGDHVTQVERAVLLPPEALVSSAYPDRLVNVPRRHAHFVGRQREIALLDERFDVLVVCGLGGVGKSTLAARWVSGKTEDHDLVWWITAENRSELDAGLAGLAAAMQPALIDVLTQEALRERALQWLSGHDTWLLVLDNVSEPADVEPLLARVGRGKVLITTRQAGGWYGIARVVTLDVPDRSESVEMFTRILTHAGPRDTSGAYSLCATLGQLPLAVAQAAAYCAETRTSAAEYLEQLAQYPGELYEIPVEGGVDGGQAVAWTWRLTLDRLAAADPLTGTILRVLAWWGPDRIPRVLLDRIATPFAVRRALGRLASHSMITLHEDGAVSVHRLVQAVARTADDSDPHRRAEDIEAARLVAEETLGLVAPLESGSAADWGTWRELLPHIETYAQHVPAEKDTGSTAELLGRAGWFLLFRGDSLAAAVELFDRVVECRERLFGADHWLTACGREGIAEAWAREGALFDAAELQGRAVADLERALGEERPETHRARSRLAVTLRHMGETRSAIELLEGAVAGLERLLGPGHRDTLRAMNGLAVACQEDGRPERAITLNERTLERRRAQFGPGHPDTLTSRLNLVWMYEVVGQGERAAAEFGRIVDDSVRFLGDDHPFTTHLRHVRPPG, encoded by the coding sequence GTGAGCGGCGCGGAAGCCTCCGGGGACCGGTCGGTCGCCGCCGGCGGGAACATCGGGCGGGTCACGACCGGGGACCACGTCACCCAGGTGGAGAGGGCGGTCCTGCTGCCGCCGGAGGCGCTGGTCTCGTCCGCGTACCCGGACAGACTGGTGAACGTGCCCCGGCGCCATGCCCACTTCGTCGGCAGGCAGCGCGAGATCGCGCTCCTCGACGAGCGGTTCGACGTCCTGGTCGTCTGCGGGCTCGGCGGTGTCGGCAAGTCCACGCTCGCCGCGCGCTGGGTGTCCGGGAAGACCGAGGACCACGACCTCGTCTGGTGGATCACCGCGGAGAACCGGTCCGAGCTGGATGCCGGGCTTGCCGGCCTCGCCGCAGCCATGCAGCCCGCCCTCATCGACGTACTGACCCAGGAGGCGCTGCGCGAGCGGGCGTTGCAGTGGCTGTCCGGCCACGACACCTGGCTACTCGTCCTCGACAACGTCTCCGAACCCGCCGACGTCGAGCCCCTGCTGGCCCGCGTAGGCCGCGGGAAGGTCCTGATCACCACCCGGCAGGCCGGCGGCTGGTACGGGATCGCGAGGGTCGTCACGCTGGACGTGCCGGACCGGAGCGAGTCCGTCGAGATGTTCACCCGGATCCTCACGCACGCCGGGCCGCGCGACACCTCCGGGGCGTACTCCCTGTGCGCGACGCTGGGGCAGCTGCCGCTCGCGGTGGCACAGGCGGCCGCGTACTGCGCGGAGACCCGTACGTCCGCTGCCGAGTACCTGGAGCAACTAGCGCAGTACCCGGGGGAGTTGTACGAGATTCCCGTCGAGGGTGGGGTCGACGGCGGGCAGGCCGTCGCCTGGACCTGGCGGCTGACCCTGGACCGCCTCGCGGCGGCCGACCCGCTCACCGGGACGATCCTGCGGGTCCTCGCCTGGTGGGGGCCCGACCGGATCCCCCGCGTCCTCCTCGACCGGATCGCCACACCCTTCGCCGTCCGGCGGGCGCTCGGCCGGCTCGCCTCGCACAGCATGATCACGCTGCACGAGGACGGTGCGGTGTCCGTGCACCGGCTCGTGCAGGCCGTCGCGCGCACGGCGGACGACAGCGATCCGCACCGGCGGGCGGAGGACATCGAGGCGGCCCGACTCGTCGCCGAGGAGACGCTTGGCCTGGTCGCGCCGTTGGAGAGCGGGAGTGCTGCGGACTGGGGGACCTGGCGGGAGCTGCTCCCGCACATCGAGACGTACGCGCAGCATGTCCCGGCCGAGAAGGACACCGGGAGCACGGCGGAGCTGTTGGGCCGCGCGGGCTGGTTCCTGCTGTTCCGGGGGGACTCCCTGGCGGCCGCCGTGGAGCTGTTCGACCGGGTCGTCGAATGCCGGGAGCGGCTGTTCGGTGCGGATCACTGGCTGACGGCCTGCGGAAGGGAGGGCATCGCCGAGGCATGGGCCAGGGAAGGGGCGCTGTTCGATGCCGCCGAACTGCAGGGGCGGGCCGTCGCCGATCTGGAGCGGGCCCTCGGCGAGGAGCGCCCCGAGACACACCGGGCCCGGAGCCGCCTCGCGGTCACCCTGCGGCACATGGGCGAGACGCGGAGTGCGATCGAGCTCCTGGAAGGCGCGGTCGCCGGGCTCGAACGGCTTCTGGGGCCGGGCCACCGCGACACCCTGCGGGCGATGAACGGCCTGGCCGTCGCCTGCCAGGAGGACGGACGTCCGGAGCGGGCGATCACGCTGAACGAGCGCACCCTGGAGCGGCGAAGGGCGCAGTTCGGCCCCGGGCATCCGGACACGCTGACCTCGCGGCTCAATCTGGTGTGGATGTACGAGGTGGTCGGGCAGGGCGAGCGGGCGGCGGCGGAGTTCGGGCGGATCGTGGACGACAGCGTCCGGTTCCTGGGGGACGACCACCCCTTCACCACCCACCTCCGACACGTCCGGCCACCAGGCTGA
- a CDS encoding helix-turn-helix domain-containing protein: MSREQQDALARTALSVFRLNGQFLAASEELARPVGLTAAWWQVLGAVLRTPQPVAGIARTMGITRQSVQRIADLLVERGLAVYEPNPAHRRAKLLSPTPEGLAAVERLDPGHADLAARLADALGGQAEFDETVRVLERLSRALEAVTEADPAPPVGTWPPSRTPSPE; the protein is encoded by the coding sequence GTGAGCCGGGAGCAGCAGGACGCCCTCGCCCGCACCGCGCTGAGCGTCTTCCGGCTCAACGGCCAGTTCCTCGCCGCCTCGGAGGAACTGGCCCGCCCGGTCGGCCTCACCGCCGCCTGGTGGCAGGTCCTCGGAGCCGTACTCCGCACCCCGCAGCCCGTCGCGGGCATCGCCCGCACCATGGGCATCACCCGCCAGAGCGTCCAGCGGATCGCGGACCTCCTGGTGGAGCGGGGCCTCGCCGTGTACGAGCCCAATCCGGCCCACCGCCGCGCCAAGCTCCTGTCGCCGACCCCAGAAGGGCTGGCGGCCGTCGAACGGCTCGACCCCGGCCACGCCGACCTCGCGGCCCGACTCGCCGACGCCCTCGGCGGCCAGGCGGAGTTCGACGAGACCGTACGGGTCCTGGAGCGGCTCTCCAGGGCGCTGGAAGCGGTCACCGAGGCGGATCCTGCTCCCCCGGTCGGTACATGGCCCCCGTCACGTACTCCATCGCCCGAGTGA
- a CDS encoding GntR family transcriptional regulator: MPASGAVTRNTLRRQIADALRDEVLAGRLQPGEEFTVKQIAEQYGVSATPVREALVDLSAQGLLDSDQHRGFRVHEFTVDDYRGMVEARMLVVDGIFRRHTPTPVPPAEPDVSRGVALVSVRRRGEAAARAARAGDLDILIGYDIRYWRELARLVSNNDYIADFLHRLRVQAWVFSVPYLRSDSDVLGWLWSGHVDLVDALTLGDAEAAVAVVQAYNSQSLAWADRLERLSE, from the coding sequence ATGCCCGCGAGCGGAGCTGTCACCCGCAACACCCTGCGGCGGCAGATCGCGGACGCGCTCCGTGACGAAGTGCTCGCTGGGCGTTTGCAGCCCGGTGAGGAATTCACCGTCAAGCAGATCGCCGAGCAGTACGGGGTGTCGGCGACACCCGTACGCGAAGCCCTCGTCGACCTGTCCGCGCAGGGGCTCCTCGACTCCGACCAGCACCGTGGCTTCCGGGTGCACGAGTTCACGGTCGACGACTACCGCGGGATGGTCGAGGCCCGGATGCTCGTCGTGGACGGCATCTTCCGCCGCCACACGCCCACCCCCGTGCCGCCCGCCGAGCCCGACGTCTCCCGCGGGGTCGCGCTCGTCTCCGTACGGCGCCGGGGCGAGGCCGCGGCGCGGGCGGCTCGCGCGGGCGACCTGGACATCCTCATCGGGTACGACATCCGCTACTGGCGCGAACTGGCCAGGCTGGTCTCCAACAACGACTACATCGCCGACTTCCTGCACCGGCTGCGGGTCCAGGCGTGGGTGTTCTCCGTGCCGTATCTGCGGTCCGACAGCGATGTCCTCGGCTGGCTGTGGAGCGGGCACGTCGACCTCGTCGACGCGCTCACGCTCGGGGACGCCGAGGCGGCCGTCGCGGTCGTCCAGGCGTACAACAGCCAGTCCCTGGCGTGGGCGGACCGCCTGGAGCGACTCTCGGAGTGA
- a CDS encoding VOC family protein, which produces MSENKQDQRQVQPIPEGYTTVTPWIIGHDTAGLIDYLERAFGAEDLGRVVMDDGKIGHAELRIGNGRLMAFDSPPGWEATPAFIRLYVEDAEATHRQAVEAGGTSVTEVTHLFFGDKVGRVRDPFGNLWWIQTHVEDVDEEEMGRRMTDPVFTRAMEYVTGAMYRPGEQDPPR; this is translated from the coding sequence ATGAGCGAGAACAAGCAGGATCAGCGTCAGGTCCAGCCGATCCCCGAGGGGTACACCACGGTCACCCCCTGGATCATCGGCCATGACACCGCCGGGCTCATCGACTACCTGGAGCGCGCCTTCGGGGCCGAGGACCTCGGCCGCGTCGTCATGGACGACGGGAAGATCGGCCACGCCGAGCTCAGGATCGGGAACGGCCGGCTGATGGCCTTCGACAGCCCGCCGGGCTGGGAGGCGACGCCCGCGTTCATCCGGCTGTACGTGGAGGACGCGGAGGCCACGCACCGGCAGGCCGTCGAGGCGGGCGGTACGTCGGTCACGGAGGTGACCCACCTCTTCTTCGGCGACAAGGTCGGCCGTGTCCGCGATCCGTTCGGGAATCTCTGGTGGATCCAGACCCACGTCGAGGACGTCGACGAGGAGGAGATGGGTCGCCGGATGACGGACCCCGTCTTCACTCGGGCGATGGAGTACGTGACGGGGGCCATGTACCGACCGGGGGAGCAGGATCCGCCTCGGTGA
- a CDS encoding aspartate kinase, whose amino-acid sequence MGLVVQKYGGSSVADAEGIKRVAKRIVDAKKNGHQVVVVVSAMGDTTDELIDLAEQVSPIPAGREFDMLLTAGERISMALLAMAIKNLGHEAQSFTGSQAGVITDSVHNKARIIDVTPGRIRTALDEGNIAIVAGFQGVSQDKKDITTLGRGGSDTTAVALAAALDAEVCEIYTDVDGVFTADPRVVKKAKKIDWISFEDMLELAASGSKVLLHRCVEYARRYNIPIHVRSSFSGLQGTWVSNEPQGDRKVEQAIISGVAHDTSEAKITVVGVPDKPGEAAAIFRAVADAEINIDMIVQNVSAASTGLTDISFTLPKAEGRKAMDALDKAKGAIGFDSLRYDDQIGKISLVGAGMKTNPGVTASFFQALSDAGVNIELISTSEIRISVVTRADDVNEAVTAVHTAFGLDSDSDEAVVYGGTGR is encoded by the coding sequence GTGGGCCTTGTCGTGCAGAAGTACGGAGGCTCCTCCGTTGCCGATGCCGAAGGCATCAAGCGCGTCGCCAAGCGGATCGTGGATGCCAAGAAGAACGGCCACCAGGTGGTCGTCGTGGTTTCCGCGATGGGCGACACGACGGACGAGTTGATCGATCTCGCCGAGCAGGTATCCCCGATCCCTGCCGGGCGTGAGTTCGACATGCTGCTGACCGCCGGAGAGCGGATCTCCATGGCCCTGCTGGCCATGGCGATCAAAAACCTGGGCCACGAGGCCCAGTCGTTCACGGGCAGCCAGGCCGGTGTCATCACCGACTCGGTCCACAACAAAGCGCGCATCATCGATGTCACGCCGGGCCGGATCCGTACCGCCCTCGACGAGGGCAACATCGCGATCGTGGCCGGCTTCCAGGGCGTGTCCCAGGACAAGAAGGACATCACCACGCTGGGGCGTGGCGGGTCCGACACGACGGCCGTTGCGCTGGCCGCCGCGCTCGACGCCGAGGTCTGCGAGATCTACACCGACGTCGACGGTGTGTTCACGGCCGACCCGCGCGTGGTGAAGAAGGCGAAGAAGATCGACTGGATCTCCTTCGAGGACATGCTGGAGCTCGCCGCCTCCGGCTCCAAGGTGCTGCTGCACCGGTGCGTCGAGTACGCACGCCGATACAACATCCCGATCCACGTCCGCTCGTCCTTCTCGGGGCTGCAGGGCACCTGGGTCAGCAACGAGCCGCAAGGGGACCGCAAGGTGGAGCAGGCCATCATCTCGGGCGTCGCCCACGACACCTCCGAGGCGAAGATCACCGTCGTCGGTGTGCCGGACAAGCCGGGCGAGGCCGCGGCCATCTTCCGGGCCGTCGCGGACGCCGAGATCAACATCGACATGATCGTGCAGAACGTGTCCGCCGCCTCCACCGGTCTGACGGACATCTCCTTCACGCTTCCCAAGGCCGAGGGCCGCAAGGCCATGGACGCCCTGGACAAGGCGAAGGGTGCGATCGGCTTCGACTCGCTGCGCTACGACGACCAGATCGGCAAGATCTCTCTGGTCGGCGCGGGTATGAAGACGAACCCGGGCGTCACCGCGTCGTTCTTCCAGGCGCTGTCCGACGCCGGTGTGAACATCGAGCTGATCTCGACCTCCGAGATCCGGATCTCGGTGGTCACCCGCGCGGACGATGTGAACGAGGCCGTGACGGCCGTCCACACCGCGTTCGGGCTCGACAGCGACTCGGACGAGGCCGTCGTCTACGGCGGCACCGGCCGGTGA
- the recR gene encoding recombination mediator RecR has translation MYEGVVQDLIDELGRLPGVGPKSAQRIAFHILQAEPTDVRRLAHALLEVKEKVRFCAVCGNVAQQEQCNICRDPRRDLSVICVVEEPKDVVAIERTREFRGRYHVLGGAISPIEGVGPDDLRIRELLARLADGTVTELILATDPNLEGEATATYLARMIKPMGLRVTRLASGLPVGGDLEYADEVTLGRAFEGRRLLDV, from the coding sequence TTGTACGAAGGCGTGGTTCAGGACCTCATCGACGAGCTGGGCAGGCTGCCCGGCGTCGGTCCCAAGAGCGCGCAGCGGATCGCCTTCCACATCCTCCAGGCCGAGCCGACCGACGTACGCCGTCTCGCGCACGCGCTCCTGGAGGTCAAGGAGAAGGTCAGGTTCTGCGCGGTCTGCGGCAACGTGGCCCAGCAGGAGCAGTGCAACATCTGCCGCGACCCGCGCCGGGACCTGTCGGTCATCTGTGTCGTCGAGGAGCCGAAGGACGTCGTGGCGATCGAGCGGACGCGCGAGTTCCGCGGGCGCTATCACGTGCTCGGCGGCGCGATCAGCCCGATCGAGGGCGTCGGCCCGGACGACCTGCGCATCCGTGAGCTCCTCGCGCGGCTGGCGGACGGGACGGTCACCGAGCTGATCCTCGCGACCGACCCGAACCTGGAGGGCGAGGCCACCGCGACGTACCTGGCGCGGATGATCAAGCCCATGGGCCTCAGGGTCACGCGTCTGGCGAGCGGGCTGCCGGTCGGCGGCGATCTGGAGTACGCCGACGAGGTCACCCTGGGGCGTGCCTTCGAGGGGCGGCGACTGCTAGATGTATGA
- a CDS encoding DJ-1/PfpI family protein yields the protein MPRTVHLAVYDTLADWETGHTTAWLARSGFTVKTVGPVADKPVTTIGGMRIVPDLSLEDLRPEDSALLLLPGADLWDTSDDLAPFAAAARRFLDAGVAVAAICGATAGLAREGLLDDRAHTSAISFYLAATGYKGGEHYVDADAVTDEGVDGVGDLITAGPTEPVAFAREVLGNMGAFDGTKLDAWYRLFHDSDPAAYEELNADEEAS from the coding sequence ATGCCCCGCACCGTCCACCTCGCCGTATACGACACCCTCGCCGACTGGGAGACCGGCCACACCACCGCCTGGCTCGCCCGCTCCGGCTTCACCGTCAAGACCGTCGGCCCCGTCGCCGACAAGCCCGTCACCACCATCGGCGGCATGCGGATCGTCCCCGACCTCTCCCTCGAAGACCTCCGCCCGGAGGACAGCGCGCTCCTGCTCCTCCCGGGCGCCGACCTCTGGGACACGAGCGACGACCTCGCCCCCTTCGCGGCGGCCGCCCGTCGCTTCCTCGACGCCGGCGTCGCCGTCGCCGCCATCTGCGGCGCCACCGCCGGGCTGGCCCGCGAGGGCCTCCTCGACGACCGCGCGCACACCAGCGCCATCTCGTTCTACCTGGCCGCGACCGGCTACAAGGGCGGCGAGCACTACGTCGACGCCGACGCGGTCACGGACGAGGGCGTCGACGGCGTCGGCGACCTGATCACCGCCGGACCGACCGAGCCGGTCGCCTTCGCCCGCGAGGTGCTCGGGAACATGGGCGCCTTCGACGGCACCAAGCTGGACGCCTGGTACCGCCTCTTCCACGACTCCGACCCGGCGGCGTACGAAGAGCTCAACGCGGACGAAGAGGCCTCGTGA
- a CDS encoding SLATT domain-containing protein, whose translation MQPPQQPPGQPGQPGGPAASRDLTGTPFPLGDWGEPAERLDELYRWVESNALRTAEWYLSDRVWKRRCARVLRVGTALGVTAGAALPLLDVTDVADGAAGWGYLSLLLGAACLVCDRYFGLTSGWIRDVATAQAVQRRLQALQFDWASESVREVLGPTEGTASEAAERCLGVLRRFSEDVTELVRAETADWMIEFRSGPAPLALQSVGAAAARPEGSHPSSRFPLPPGTRPNMPRQRPPEPR comes from the coding sequence ATGCAGCCGCCGCAGCAGCCGCCGGGGCAGCCGGGGCAGCCCGGGGGGCCCGCCGCGAGCCGCGATCTGACCGGGACGCCGTTCCCGCTCGGCGACTGGGGCGAGCCTGCGGAGCGTCTGGACGAGCTCTACCGCTGGGTCGAGTCCAATGCTCTGCGCACGGCGGAGTGGTACCTGTCCGACCGGGTCTGGAAGCGCCGCTGCGCCCGGGTCCTGCGGGTCGGCACGGCGCTGGGCGTCACCGCGGGCGCGGCGCTGCCGTTGCTCGACGTCACCGACGTCGCGGACGGGGCGGCGGGCTGGGGGTATCTATCGCTGCTGCTCGGCGCGGCCTGTCTGGTCTGCGACCGGTACTTCGGCCTGACGTCCGGCTGGATAAGGGACGTGGCGACGGCCCAGGCGGTGCAGCGCAGGTTGCAGGCGCTGCAGTTCGACTGGGCGTCGGAGAGCGTACGGGAGGTCCTCGGGCCCACGGAGGGGACCGCGAGTGAGGCGGCGGAGCGCTGTCTCGGGGTGCTGCGGCGGTTCTCGGAGGACGTGACGGAGCTCGTACGGGCGGAGACGGCGGACTGGATGATCGAGTTCCGCTCGGGCCCCGCGCCGCTGGCCCTCCAGTCGGTGGGTGCCGCCGCGGCCCGCCCGGAGGGCTCCCACCCCTCGTCCCGCTTCCCCCTCCCCCCGGGCACCCGCCCGAACATGCCGCGCCAGCGACCGCCGGAGCCACGCTGA
- a CDS encoding aspartate-semialdehyde dehydrogenase produces MTAKPTLAVVGATGAVGAVMLQLLSQHADVWGEIRLVASPRSAGRKLAVRGEEVEVLALSEDVLEGVDLALFLVPEDIAARWAPIAAAKGAVVVDTSVAFRADPDVPLVVPEINPHAVRVRPRGIVASPGCSTLALIVAVGALHAEFGVGELVVTAQQAASGGGQAGVAALREQLSLVAGTELGNHPGDVRRAVGDDTGPFPGPVALNVLPWSGSLGEDGWSSEELRIREETRKILDLPGLPVAATCVRVPVVTAHSVSVHARFEQPVSVARAHEILATSPGVVLYDDPASGDFPTPADVVGTDPVWVGRVRRSMDDERALEFFVCGDNLRKGAALNAVQIAESIIRPERTNGPDHLDDRERP; encoded by the coding sequence ATGACCGCCAAGCCGACGCTCGCGGTCGTGGGAGCGACCGGGGCCGTCGGTGCGGTGATGCTCCAGCTCCTGTCGCAGCACGCAGACGTCTGGGGCGAGATCCGACTCGTCGCCTCCCCGCGCTCGGCCGGCCGCAAGCTGGCCGTGCGCGGGGAGGAGGTCGAGGTCCTCGCGTTGAGCGAGGACGTCCTGGAGGGCGTCGACCTCGCCCTCTTCCTCGTGCCCGAGGACATCGCGGCGCGGTGGGCGCCGATCGCCGCGGCCAAGGGCGCGGTGGTCGTGGACACCTCCGTCGCGTTCCGGGCGGACCCGGACGTGCCGCTGGTGGTCCCGGAGATCAACCCCCACGCCGTACGGGTACGGCCCCGGGGCATCGTGGCGAGCCCGGGCTGCTCCACGCTGGCGCTGATCGTCGCCGTGGGCGCCCTGCATGCCGAGTTCGGGGTCGGTGAGCTGGTGGTGACCGCCCAGCAGGCCGCGAGCGGGGGCGGGCAGGCGGGTGTGGCCGCCCTGCGCGAGCAGCTGTCGCTGGTGGCCGGGACCGAACTGGGCAACCATCCCGGCGACGTACGACGGGCCGTCGGTGACGACACCGGGCCCTTCCCCGGTCCGGTCGCGCTCAATGTGCTGCCCTGGTCCGGGTCCCTGGGGGAGGACGGCTGGTCCTCCGAGGAGCTGAGGATCCGCGAGGAGACGCGCAAGATCCTCGACCTTCCCGGGCTTCCGGTGGCGGCCACGTGCGTGCGCGTTCCGGTCGTGACCGCGCACTCCGTCTCCGTCCACGCGCGGTTCGAGCAGCCGGTGAGCGTCGCGCGGGCGCACGAGATCCTGGCGACGTCGCCGGGTGTGGTCCTCTACGACGATCCGGCCTCGGGCGATTTCCCCACGCCCGCCGACGTCGTGGGCACGGATCCGGTCTGGGTGGGGCGGGTGCGTCGATCGATGGACGACGAGCGTGCGCTCGAGTTCTTCGTCTGCGGCGACAACCTCCGCAAGGGCGCGGCGCTGAACGCCGTACAGATCGCGGAGTCGATCATTCGCCCGGAGCGCACCAATGGTCCAGACCACCTGGATGATCGCGAGCGCCCCTGA
- a CDS encoding aspartate aminotransferase family protein, translating into MTPHVEPDPQAGAAVKAADRAHVFHSWSAQGLIDPLAVAGAEGSYFWDYDGNRYLDFTSGLVYTNIGYQHPRVVAAIQEQAAKLTTFAPAFAIDVRSEAARLIAERTPGDLDKIFFTNGGAEAVENAVRMARLHTGRHKVLSAFRSYHGATSTAINLTGDPRRWASDTGSAGVVRFWAPFLYRSPFYAENEQQECERALAHLEDTIAFEGPATIAAIILETVPGTAGIMTPPPGYLAGVREICDKYGIVFVLDEVMAGFGRTGKWFAAEHFDVVPDLMTFAKGVNSGYVPLGGVAISQQIAATFDKRPYPGGLTYSGHPLACAAAVATIQVMEDEKVVEHSAHIGETVLGPGLRELAERHPSVGEVRGMGTFWALDLVKNKETREPLVPYNAAGAANAPMAAFGAEAKKHGLWPFINMNRTHAVPACNVSEAEAKEGLAALDAALSVADEHTA; encoded by the coding sequence ATGACCCCTCATGTCGAACCCGATCCCCAGGCCGGCGCGGCCGTGAAGGCCGCAGACCGCGCGCACGTGTTCCACTCCTGGTCCGCCCAGGGCCTGATCGACCCGCTCGCCGTCGCCGGTGCCGAGGGTTCGTACTTCTGGGACTACGACGGCAACCGCTACCTCGACTTCACCAGCGGCCTCGTCTACACCAACATCGGCTACCAGCACCCCCGCGTGGTCGCCGCCATCCAGGAGCAGGCCGCGAAGCTCACCACCTTCGCGCCCGCCTTCGCCATCGACGTACGCTCCGAGGCCGCACGCCTCATCGCCGAGCGCACCCCCGGCGACCTGGACAAGATCTTCTTCACCAACGGCGGCGCCGAGGCCGTCGAGAACGCCGTACGGATGGCCCGTCTGCACACGGGCCGCCACAAGGTGCTCTCCGCCTTCCGCTCGTACCACGGCGCCACCTCCACCGCGATCAACCTCACCGGCGACCCGCGTCGCTGGGCCTCCGACACCGGTTCCGCCGGCGTCGTGCGCTTCTGGGCGCCGTTCCTCTACCGCTCGCCGTTCTACGCCGAGAACGAGCAGCAGGAGTGCGAGCGCGCCCTCGCGCACCTGGAGGACACCATCGCCTTCGAGGGTCCGGCGACCATCGCCGCGATCATCCTGGAGACGGTCCCCGGCACCGCCGGCATCATGACTCCGCCGCCCGGCTACCTCGCCGGCGTCCGCGAGATCTGCGACAAGTACGGCATCGTCTTCGTCCTCGACGAGGTCATGGCCGGCTTCGGCCGCACCGGCAAGTGGTTCGCCGCCGAGCACTTCGACGTCGTGCCCGACCTGATGACCTTCGCCAAGGGTGTGAACTCGGGGTACGTGCCCCTCGGTGGTGTCGCGATCAGTCAGCAGATCGCCGCGACCTTCGACAAGCGGCCCTACCCGGGCGGACTGACCTACTCCGGTCACCCGCTCGCCTGTGCCGCCGCCGTGGCCACCATCCAGGTCATGGAGGACGAGAAGGTCGTCGAGCACTCCGCCCACATCGGCGAGACAGTCCTCGGCCCCGGCCTGCGCGAGCTCGCCGAGCGTCACCCGTCGGTCGGCGAGGTGCGTGGCATGGGTACGTTCTGGGCGCTCGACCTGGTCAAGAACAAGGAGACCCGCGAGCCGCTCGTCCCGTACAACGCGGCGGGCGCGGCCAACGCCCCCATGGCGGCCTTCGGCGCGGAGGCCAAGAAGCACGGTCTGTGGCCCTTCATCAACATGAACCGCACCCACGCCGTCCCGGCCTGCAACGTCTCCGAGGCCGAGGCCAAGGAGGGCCTCGCCGCCCTCGACGCGGCCCTGAGCGTGGCCGACGAGCACACCGCGTAG